A window of Syntrophorhabdaceae bacterium contains these coding sequences:
- a CDS encoding 4-oxalocrotonate tautomerase family protein, giving the protein MPYVNIKITKEGATKEQKARLIEGVTNLLRDILGKNPQTTFVIIDEVETDNWGIGGETVTSRRQKR; this is encoded by the coding sequence ATGCCATATGTAAATATCAAGATAACAAAAGAAGGGGCAACAAAAGAACAAAAGGCAAGGCTTATAGAGGGTGTTACAAATCTCTTGAGAGACATCCTCGGTAAGAATCCACAGACAACCTTTGTTATTATTGATGAGGTTGAGACAGATAACTGGGGAATAGGGGGAGAGACAGTGACATCAAGAAGGCAGAAAAGATAA
- a CDS encoding lipid-binding SYLF domain-containing protein → MKTPFVIFRIFIIITVFFLTTSIPSFIYPKKAYGDDLSETKQLVEKARFTLENFSKAREMEGFRGLVKNAKGIFIAPQMLKGAIILGASGGSGVLIVHDKKTGSWRGPAFYTIGEASFGLQIGGEAAEIVMLIMSDRGISAMLSSSVKLGADVGIAMGPIGVGIDASTANISADIITFAMSKGLYGGISLEGAFIKARHGLNKAYYGKDVLPSDIIMRDNMKNPHSNTLIETAKAIINAKEAK, encoded by the coding sequence GAAAACCCCTTTTGTGATATTCAGGATATTTATTATCATTACAGTTTTTTTTCTCACAACAAGTATCCCATCCTTTATATACCCTAAAAAGGCATATGGAGATGACCTGTCTGAGACAAAACAATTGGTGGAAAAGGCACGTTTTACCCTTGAGAATTTTTCCAAGGCAAGGGAGATGGAAGGTTTTAGGGGACTTGTAAAAAATGCAAAGGGGATATTTATAGCGCCTCAGATGTTAAAAGGGGCAATAATACTTGGTGCATCCGGTGGCAGTGGGGTCCTTATTGTCCATGATAAAAAAACAGGTTCATGGAGAGGCCCTGCGTTTTATACCATAGGCGAGGCGAGTTTTGGGCTTCAAATAGGAGGCGAGGCAGCAGAGATTGTAATGCTTATCATGTCTGACAGGGGCATATCTGCCATGCTTTCAAGTAGTGTTAAACTTGGTGCTGATGTGGGAATAGCCATGGGCCCTATAGGTGTTGGCATTGATGCCTCTACTGCCAATATAAGCGCAGACATAATAACCTTTGCCATGTCCAAAGGTCTGTATGGTGGCATATCCCTTGAAGGTGCCTTTATAAAGGCAAGGCATGGTTTGAATAAGGCATATTATGGAAAAGACGTATTGCCCTCTGATATAATCATGAGAGACAATATGAAAAACCCCCATTCCAATACCCTCATAGAGACGGCAAAAGCTATTATAAATGCAAAGGAGGCAAAATAA